A window of the Vibrio fluvialis genome harbors these coding sequences:
- a CDS encoding YciK family oxidoreductase — translation MDYSVSKDALKDKVILVTGAGDGIGKQAAISYAAHGATVILLGRTVKKLEQTYDEIEAAGYPQPAIVPLDMKGATKQNYVDMVDTIEGQFGRLDGVLHNAGILGVLSPFDQIGEDTFDDVMQVNVKSQFLMTQALLPLLHKSDDARIVFTSSTVGHVGRAFWGTYSISKFATEGMMQVLADELSDSTIRVNAINPGGTRTGMRAKAFPAEDAELLKTPLDIIPLYVYLMAPEGKAVNGQCIDAQPKK, via the coding sequence GTGGATTATTCAGTTTCTAAAGATGCCCTGAAAGATAAAGTTATTCTGGTGACCGGTGCTGGTGATGGCATTGGTAAACAGGCAGCCATCTCTTACGCCGCGCACGGTGCTACCGTAATTCTGCTTGGCCGCACAGTGAAAAAACTGGAGCAAACCTACGACGAAATCGAAGCCGCGGGTTACCCGCAGCCGGCAATCGTTCCGCTGGACATGAAAGGCGCCACCAAACAGAACTACGTTGATATGGTTGATACTATTGAGGGCCAGTTTGGTCGTCTGGATGGTGTGTTACACAACGCAGGGATTCTTGGTGTATTGAGCCCATTCGATCAAATCGGCGAAGATACGTTTGATGATGTGATGCAGGTGAATGTGAAATCTCAGTTCTTGATGACACAAGCACTGCTGCCACTACTGCACAAATCTGACGATGCGCGCATTGTGTTCACCAGCTCAACGGTGGGGCATGTCGGTCGTGCATTCTGGGGCACTTACTCGATCTCAAAGTTTGCTACCGAAGGCATGATGCAAGTGCTGGCAGACGAGCTGAGCGACAGCACCATTCGCGTCAACGCCATTAATCCTGGCGGCACCCGCACGGGCATGCGCGCCAAAGCGTTCCCGGCAGAAGATGCTGAATTGCTGAAAACGCCGCTGGATATCATACCACTCTACGTCTATCTGATGGCGCCGGAAGGGAAAGCGGTCAACGGTCAGTGCATCGACGCACAACCCAAAAAATAA
- the sohB gene encoding protease SohB — protein sequence MEFLLDYGLFLAKIATVVVALVVLLVIVKSVGGRHSAAKGELEVTNLTEQHKQTVEQLESHLHDDAFLKARDKAEKKSEKEKNKSREKEVKKAAKSGELDTKRDPHLFVLDFHGSIDAKEVTSLREEVTAILAVAQQGDEVLLRLETGGGMVHGYGLASSQLDRLKAAGLPLTIAVDKVAASGGYMMACIADKIVSAPFAIVGSIGVVAQLPNFNKLLKKHDIEFEQLTAGEYKRTLTMFGENTDKAREKFKEELEETHVLFKDFIREHRPDLDLEKVATGEHWFGTQAKALGLVDEIKTSDDLIVDACKNKTVLALHYVQKKKLTAKLAGVAGEAADSVLLKLISRGQRPIV from the coding sequence TTGGAATTTTTGTTGGACTATGGCCTGTTTTTGGCCAAGATTGCGACTGTCGTCGTCGCTCTCGTGGTGTTATTAGTCATTGTGAAGTCCGTGGGCGGAAGACACAGCGCCGCCAAAGGCGAGCTGGAAGTCACCAACCTGACTGAGCAACACAAGCAGACAGTGGAACAGCTTGAATCTCATCTCCATGATGACGCTTTTCTGAAAGCCCGCGACAAAGCGGAGAAGAAAAGCGAAAAGGAAAAGAACAAATCTCGCGAAAAAGAAGTCAAAAAAGCAGCGAAAAGCGGTGAACTAGATACGAAGCGCGATCCGCATCTGTTCGTGCTGGATTTCCACGGCAGCATCGATGCCAAAGAAGTCACCTCGCTGCGTGAAGAAGTCACGGCCATTTTGGCGGTTGCACAACAGGGCGATGAAGTGCTGCTGCGCCTGGAAACGGGCGGCGGCATGGTGCACGGCTATGGCCTGGCATCTTCTCAGTTGGATCGCCTGAAAGCAGCTGGTCTGCCGCTGACGATTGCGGTCGACAAAGTGGCGGCCAGTGGTGGTTACATGATGGCATGTATCGCCGATAAAATCGTGTCGGCGCCGTTTGCGATTGTCGGTTCGATTGGTGTGGTCGCGCAACTGCCTAACTTCAACAAATTGCTGAAGAAACACGACATTGAATTTGAACAGCTGACCGCGGGTGAATACAAACGCACGCTGACGATGTTCGGTGAAAATACCGATAAAGCACGCGAAAAGTTCAAAGAAGAGCTGGAAGAAACGCACGTACTATTCAAAGACTTTATTCGTGAACACCGTCCGGATCTGGATTTGGAAAAAGTGGCGACTGGCGAGCACTGGTTCGGTACCCAAGCCAAAGCACTGGGGCTGGTGGATGAGATCAAAACCTCAGACGACCTGATTGTCGACGCGTGTAAGAACAAAACCGTACTGGCGCTCCACTACGTGCAGAAGAAAAAACTGACCGCCAAGCTGGCGGGTGTGGCCGGTGAAGCTGCCGACAGCGTGTTGCTGAAGCTTATCAGCCGCGGCCAGCGTCCGATTGTATAA
- a CDS encoding DUF2999 family protein, with protein MNPILALLKENNISDQQIGELFQALTQNPLAAMMTISQLGLPQEKLQLLMGQVMQNPALIKEAVEELGLDFSKVEEAKAKLQQ; from the coding sequence ATGAACCCGATTCTCGCACTGTTGAAAGAGAACAATATTAGTGACCAACAAATTGGTGAGCTGTTTCAGGCGCTGACGCAAAACCCGCTGGCCGCGATGATGACCATCAGCCAACTGGGTTTGCCGCAGGAAAAACTGCAACTACTGATGGGCCAAGTGATGCAAAATCCGGCGCTGATTAAAGAAGCGGTGGAAGAGCTGGGCTTGGATTTCTCGAAAGTTGAAGAAGCGAAGGCGAAGTTGCAGCAGTAA
- a CDS encoding winged helix-turn-helix domain-containing protein — translation MTSNYIYIDFSEEGGSYFIAVDQVRYKCSYAESAILAHLLNHKGEYYSKENLASIGWPGKLVSKNSVPVSIANLRKILKNHTQLDIIINEKNKGYVVVDPKILLSETETETETETETETETETETETETETETETETETESMAEAAQVINKKSPFPSVRLQQLTSQFIGYPLLVVNLILLVLFVLQSNNHIETSPVNIVQTNSYIAVLPNNDTTLFSKLVSTQQGSDTKEIAFSSLDKMIKQALQQNKHVLFINSIGNRVVIDCLRQESLVSYSGNDLDEIFQELKIRGCNL, via the coding sequence ATGACTAGCAACTACATATATATTGACTTTAGTGAGGAAGGAGGGAGCTATTTTATTGCTGTCGATCAAGTGAGATATAAATGTTCCTATGCTGAATCAGCGATACTCGCTCACTTGCTAAATCACAAAGGTGAGTACTATAGTAAAGAGAACCTCGCATCAATTGGATGGCCAGGAAAACTGGTCTCGAAAAACTCAGTCCCAGTCTCTATTGCTAACCTTAGAAAGATCCTAAAAAATCACACTCAGCTGGATATCATCATCAATGAAAAAAATAAGGGATACGTTGTTGTAGACCCTAAAATTCTGCTTTCAGAAACAGAAACAGAAACAGAAACAGAAACAGAAACAGAAACAGAAACAGAAACAGAAACAGAAACAGAAACAGAAACAGAAACAGAAACAGAAACAGAAACAGAAAGTATGGCCGAGGCCGCACAGGTCATCAATAAAAAGTCTCCTTTCCCATCGGTGCGCCTCCAACAGTTAACATCTCAATTCATCGGTTATCCTCTTTTGGTTGTTAATCTGATTCTTCTCGTGCTGTTTGTATTGCAAAGCAACAATCATATTGAAACATCACCCGTCAACATTGTTCAAACTAATAGTTATATTGCTGTATTACCAAATAACGACACCACGTTGTTTTCTAAACTAGTCTCCACCCAGCAGGGCTCTGATACCAAAGAAATCGCATTTAGCAGCTTGGACAAAATGATCAAACAGGCTCTTCAACAAAATAAACATGTTTTATTTATCAACTCTATAGGAAACAGGGTCGTTATTGACTGCTTAAGGCAAGAATCTTTGGTCTCCTACTCTGGTAACGACCTAGATGAAATTTTTCAAGAGCTGAAAATCCGCGGGTGTAATCTATGA
- a CDS encoding outer membrane beta-barrel protein, with the protein MMKFTLITVTLATLLSGVAQAEQVDFDGLSVGASVVGQAYNDTSDHNRDDDTTQFTGYGIQFDYSMNKILGITGGYTNTSSDDWGLDLQTERFYTGANIGYRFEGEQWAVKPFGTIGFNTIEAKVKDFSVNKTFNKPYLGVGVSLMYKQLFATLATDATKLDSDVVFVESRLTLGYRF; encoded by the coding sequence ATGATGAAATTTACTTTGATCACTGTAACTCTTGCGACTCTACTATCAGGAGTGGCACAAGCAGAACAAGTTGACTTCGATGGTTTGAGCGTTGGCGCTTCAGTGGTCGGGCAGGCATACAATGATACGAGCGATCACAATCGCGATGATGATACAACCCAGTTTACAGGCTACGGCATTCAGTTTGACTACAGTATGAACAAGATTCTTGGTATCACGGGTGGTTACACGAACACTAGCTCGGATGATTGGGGATTGGATCTACAAACAGAACGTTTCTACACAGGGGCTAATATTGGTTACCGTTTTGAAGGCGAACAATGGGCCGTTAAACCGTTTGGTACAATCGGATTTAATACTATCGAAGCCAAGGTTAAAGATTTCTCCGTGAACAAAACATTCAACAAACCTTATTTAGGGGTGGGTGTGTCACTGATGTACAAACAGCTTTTTGCAACACTGGCGACTGATGCAACGAAATTGGATAGTGATGTTGTTTTTGTCGAGTCTCGCCTGACTTTAGGTTATCGCTTCTAA
- the rrtA gene encoding rhombosortase, giving the protein MNLYLWLLFLISIVCFGLQFEPLAGWSAWQLSGIQHGQWWRILTGNFTHTNFAHLGMNLAGLWIISFIFKPAARTLLILLLSLSVWIGLCVLLTDMRIYVGLSGTLHALFAFFALQEALQGRRSSWLLVLGVVAKVVWEQAFGSSMGTEQLIHARVATEAHLAGVIGGGLLALTLKLCGCNRLISQ; this is encoded by the coding sequence GTGAATCTTTACCTGTGGCTATTATTTTTAATCAGTATCGTTTGTTTCGGGCTGCAATTCGAGCCGCTCGCCGGTTGGAGTGCGTGGCAGCTCAGCGGCATTCAACACGGCCAATGGTGGCGCATCCTAACAGGAAATTTCACCCATACCAACTTTGCCCACTTAGGCATGAACCTCGCCGGGTTGTGGATCATCAGTTTTATCTTTAAACCAGCGGCGCGTACGTTGCTGATTCTATTGCTCTCACTCAGCGTGTGGATTGGACTATGCGTGCTGCTTACCGACATGCGCATCTACGTGGGTCTTTCCGGCACCTTACACGCTCTGTTTGCTTTCTTTGCCCTGCAAGAGGCGCTGCAAGGCCGTCGCAGCAGTTGGCTGTTGGTGCTTGGCGTGGTGGCGAAAGTGGTGTGGGAACAAGCGTTTGGCAGCTCGATGGGGACTGAGCAACTGATTCATGCACGTGTGGCGACCGAAGCACATTTGGCGGGTGTGATTGGCGGAGGACTCCTCGCACTGACACTCAAACTATGCGGCTGCAATCGCCTTATAAGTCAGTGA
- a CDS encoding tRNA-uridine aminocarboxypropyltransferase produces MSRYCSECGKARKACICDAIVPLSSRVELIILQHPTEEHRPMGTARILSLSLPNSRLLVGEDFRQHEELSRLLADENAQHFVLYPSEQSQSSAEFEPEAGKTLRVILLDGTWKKAFKMWQVNTQLHALPSLHLPKDLTGNYRIRKAPSDNALSTVEAGYHLLQSLQPESDFSPLINTFDAMIEYQIQHMPPGVFERNYLNKDQ; encoded by the coding sequence ATGTCCCGTTATTGTTCAGAGTGTGGAAAAGCACGCAAAGCCTGCATTTGTGATGCGATTGTGCCGTTAAGTTCGCGAGTGGAGCTTATCATCCTTCAACACCCAACTGAAGAACACCGCCCGATGGGAACGGCGCGCATTCTGAGCCTGTCGCTCCCCAACAGCCGCTTGCTGGTGGGGGAAGATTTTCGTCAGCACGAGGAACTGAGCCGCCTGTTGGCCGATGAAAACGCGCAACATTTCGTGTTGTACCCCAGTGAGCAGTCGCAATCCTCGGCCGAGTTTGAGCCCGAAGCAGGGAAAACGCTGCGCGTGATTCTGCTGGATGGAACGTGGAAAAAAGCGTTCAAAATGTGGCAGGTGAATACGCAGTTGCATGCGTTGCCCTCGCTGCACTTACCCAAAGATCTCACCGGCAATTACCGCATCCGAAAAGCGCCGAGTGACAATGCGCTCTCAACCGTCGAAGCGGGTTATCATCTGTTGCAAAGTTTGCAGCCAGAGAGCGATTTTTCGCCGCTGATAAACACTTTTGACGCCATGATCGAGTATCAGATTCAACACATGCCGCCGGGCGTGTTTGAGCGCAACTACCTCAATAAAGACCAATAG
- a CDS encoding anti-phage deoxyguanosine triphosphatase: protein MQVSISPDWQERNNDEHKIRRNDHRSPFQRDRARILHSAAFRRLQAKTQVHGTSLNDFHRTRLTHSLEAAQIGTGIVAQIKLKQPEFRDLMPSDSLIDSLCLAHDIGHPPYGHGGEIALNYMMREHGGFEGNAQTFRIVTCLEPYTEHHGMNLSRRTLLGLLKYPALLSQTRAEKIPESVPHQRQLKAKDWSPAKGVYDCDRQMFEWVLAPLTPNDRALLSQMRGEAETPYKHQKTRFKSLDCSIMELADDIAYGVHDLEDAIVLGMVTQTQWQQAAANLLANSGECWFAEHIDELSGMLFSGQHHVRKDAIGGIVNALLTSISVRPVDAPFDSDLLAFNAYLEPNMADALEILKNFVNQYVIQVPQVQRFEYKGQQIIMDLFEALAADPERLLPQATREKWQAAEHASGDGMRVICDYIAAMSDAYAQRLHQQLFSAHVHY, encoded by the coding sequence ATGCAGGTATCCATCAGTCCAGACTGGCAAGAACGCAACAACGACGAACACAAAATTCGCCGCAACGATCACCGCAGTCCGTTTCAACGCGACCGCGCACGCATCCTACACTCTGCGGCATTCCGCCGTCTGCAGGCCAAAACTCAGGTACACGGCACCAGCCTTAACGATTTCCACCGCACTCGCCTGACCCACTCCCTTGAAGCCGCCCAAATCGGTACCGGCATCGTGGCGCAAATCAAACTCAAACAGCCGGAATTTCGCGACCTGATGCCTTCCGACAGCCTGATTGATTCTTTGTGTCTGGCGCACGACATCGGTCACCCACCTTATGGTCACGGGGGCGAAATCGCACTGAACTACATGATGCGTGAACACGGCGGCTTTGAAGGCAACGCCCAGACGTTTCGTATCGTCACTTGTTTAGAGCCTTACACCGAGCATCACGGCATGAACCTGTCGCGCCGCACGCTACTGGGCCTGTTGAAATACCCGGCGCTGTTGAGTCAGACCCGCGCCGAGAAAATTCCCGAGTCGGTGCCGCATCAGCGTCAGCTCAAAGCCAAAGACTGGTCGCCAGCCAAAGGCGTGTACGATTGTGACCGCCAAATGTTTGAGTGGGTCTTAGCGCCGCTCACCCCGAACGATCGCGCGCTGCTGAGCCAGATGCGCGGCGAAGCGGAAACGCCGTATAAGCACCAGAAAACCCGCTTTAAATCGCTCGACTGCTCGATCATGGAGCTGGCGGATGACATTGCCTACGGGGTACACGATCTGGAAGATGCAATAGTGCTGGGTATGGTCACGCAGACGCAATGGCAACAAGCGGCCGCGAACCTGCTCGCCAACAGCGGTGAATGTTGGTTTGCCGAACACATTGATGAGCTGAGTGGAATGCTGTTTTCCGGCCAGCACCATGTGCGCAAAGACGCCATCGGGGGCATCGTCAATGCGCTGCTGACCAGTATCAGCGTACGCCCGGTGGATGCGCCGTTCGACAGTGATCTGCTGGCATTTAACGCCTATTTGGAGCCGAACATGGCCGATGCTCTGGAGATTCTCAAGAACTTCGTCAATCAGTATGTCATTCAGGTGCCGCAAGTACAGCGTTTTGAATACAAGGGCCAGCAGATCATTATGGATTTGTTTGAAGCCCTGGCTGCCGATCCGGAGCGCTTACTGCCACAGGCGACCCGCGAGAAATGGCAAGCGGCGGAACATGCATCCGGCGATGGCATGCGAGTCATTTGTGATTACATCGCAGCGATGAGCGATGCTTACGCCCAGCGTTTGCATCAGCAACTGTTCTCCGCGCATGTGCATTACTAA
- the yfbR gene encoding 5'-deoxynucleotidase — translation MKESHFFAHLARMKLIQRWPLMRSVSKENISEHSLQVAFVAHALAVIKNKKFGGTLNPERIAILAMYHDSSEVLTGDLPTPVKYYNPDIAKEYKKIEAAAERRLLSMLPEEFQQDFAPFLVHEAAYEEDAAIVKQADSICAYLKCLEELSAGNHEFALAKKRLDVTLQERHTPEMAYFLETFAPSFELTLDEIS, via the coding sequence ATGAAAGAAAGCCATTTTTTTGCCCATCTCGCCCGCATGAAGCTGATCCAGCGCTGGCCGCTGATGCGCTCCGTCTCCAAAGAAAACATCTCTGAACACAGCTTGCAGGTGGCATTTGTCGCCCACGCACTGGCGGTGATCAAAAACAAAAAGTTTGGCGGGACACTGAACCCGGAACGCATTGCGATTCTTGCCATGTACCACGACTCCAGTGAAGTATTGACCGGGGACTTACCGACCCCGGTGAAATACTACAATCCGGACATCGCCAAAGAATATAAGAAAATCGAAGCCGCGGCCGAGCGCCGTTTATTGTCGATGTTACCGGAAGAATTTCAGCAAGATTTCGCGCCATTTCTGGTTCACGAAGCGGCGTATGAAGAAGATGCGGCCATCGTCAAACAAGCCGACAGCATCTGTGCTTACCTCAAATGTCTGGAAGAACTCAGCGCTGGTAATCACGAATTTGCGCTGGCAAAAAAACGCCTCGATGTAACGCTGCAAGAGCGCCATACTCCGGAAATGGCCTATTTTCTGGAAACCTTCGCGCCAAGCTTTGAATTAACACTGGACGAAATCAGTTAA
- a CDS encoding pyridoxal phosphate-dependent aminotransferase: protein MQNIGMSSKLDNVCYDIRGPVLKHAKRMEEEGHKILKLNIGNPAPFGFDAPDEILVDVIRNLPTSQGYCDSKGIYSARKAVVQHYQKKGIRSLDVEDVYVGNGVSELIVMAMQALLNNGDEMLVPAPDYPLWTAAVALSGGKAVHYLCDEQADWYPDIDDIKKKITPKTRGIVLINPNNPTGAVYSRDFLLEVIEVARQHKLIIFADEIYDKVLYDGATHISVATLTEDVLVMTFNGLSKAYRVCGFRGGWMFLTGPKHQAQGYIAGLDILASMRLCANVPMQHAIQTALGGYQSINELILPGGRLLEQRDRAWEMINQIPGVSCVKPKGAMYLFPKIDTKKYSIKDDQKMVFDFLVQEKVLLVQGSGFNWPKPDHFRIVTLPHVEDLEIAISRFERFLSTYSQ from the coding sequence ATGCAAAATATCGGGATGTCGTCAAAACTCGATAATGTCTGCTACGACATTAGAGGACCAGTACTTAAACATGCTAAACGCATGGAAGAAGAAGGGCATAAAATACTAAAGCTCAATATCGGCAACCCGGCCCCATTTGGTTTCGACGCCCCGGACGAAATTCTGGTCGACGTGATCCGTAACCTGCCAACATCACAAGGTTATTGTGATTCCAAAGGTATCTACTCGGCACGTAAAGCTGTCGTTCAGCACTATCAGAAAAAAGGCATCCGCTCTCTGGATGTGGAAGACGTGTACGTGGGTAACGGCGTGTCTGAACTGATCGTGATGGCGATGCAAGCCCTGCTGAACAATGGCGATGAAATGCTGGTTCCGGCTCCGGACTACCCACTGTGGACAGCAGCCGTTGCACTGTCAGGCGGTAAAGCCGTGCACTACCTGTGTGACGAGCAAGCGGACTGGTATCCGGACATTGATGACATCAAGAAAAAGATCACCCCGAAAACCCGCGGCATCGTACTGATTAACCCGAACAACCCGACAGGTGCAGTGTACAGCCGTGATTTTCTGCTGGAAGTGATTGAAGTAGCGCGTCAGCACAAGCTGATCATTTTCGCCGATGAAATCTACGACAAAGTGTTGTACGACGGTGCAACACATATTTCAGTCGCGACCCTGACCGAAGATGTATTGGTGATGACGTTTAACGGCTTGTCGAAAGCCTACCGCGTGTGCGGTTTCCGTGGCGGCTGGATGTTCCTGACTGGTCCTAAACATCAGGCGCAAGGTTACATCGCTGGTCTGGATATTCTGGCCTCTATGCGTCTGTGTGCCAACGTGCCGATGCAACATGCCATCCAGACAGCGCTGGGCGGCTACCAGAGTATTAATGAACTGATCCTGCCGGGCGGTCGTCTGCTCGAGCAACGTGACCGTGCATGGGAAATGATTAACCAGATTCCGGGTGTATCATGCGTGAAGCCAAAAGGCGCGATGTATCTGTTCCCGAAAATTGATACCAAGAAATACAGCATTAAAGATGACCAGAAGATGGTGTTCGACTTCCTGGTTCAGGAAAAAGTGCTGCTGGTTCAAGGCAGTGGCTTCAACTGGCCGAAACCAGACCACTTCCGCATTGTGACCCTGCCACACGTAGAAGATCTGGAAATCGCCATCAGCCGCTTTGAACGATTCCTCAGCACCTACAGTCAATAA
- a CDS encoding isochorismate synthase: MSNFHQAIARLIEQINDARDNDVRFTQELAEKPPFAFIDWLEAQPVFPKFYWQSRDTREEVVALGQLYTFSDPAPAYTILGDDQRVWGGRSFDGQTDKNRRCMSSFFFLPQVELIRFDTTWKLAANVSHERHRTLATLNKLLTDVAPLRVMNCEVTNVQHVPTESGWATLVEQVLDGIEHNDFKKVVLARQTKLSLDRPISAAQLLKASYEQNHHSFHFLLALDTKHSFMGSTPERLYFRQGQELQTEALAGTIGRGHNATQDMELANWLTQDSKNLNENQYVVDDIVERLTPYSEAVTVEQEAHLVRLRKVQHLKRRIHAQLATGINGVQLLSALQPTAAVAGLPRKAAFDFITQHEPFARGWYAGSMGYFSHQQAEFCVAIRSALVLEKEVQLFAGAGIVPGSVAEHEWQELDKKMSTLLSLITDRLPLGVAS, from the coding sequence TTGTCGAACTTTCATCAAGCCATTGCTCGGTTGATAGAGCAAATTAACGACGCGAGGGATAACGACGTTCGTTTCACCCAAGAGTTGGCAGAGAAGCCACCATTCGCGTTCATCGATTGGCTTGAAGCCCAACCGGTTTTCCCGAAATTCTATTGGCAGTCCCGTGATACCCGTGAAGAGGTGGTCGCATTGGGGCAGCTTTACACATTCTCCGATCCTGCGCCGGCGTACACCATTTTGGGTGACGATCAACGCGTGTGGGGCGGGCGTTCATTTGATGGTCAGACAGACAAAAACCGTCGCTGCATGTCGTCGTTTTTCTTTCTGCCACAGGTGGAGCTTATCCGTTTTGACACGACATGGAAGCTCGCAGCCAACGTCAGTCACGAACGCCACCGTACGCTCGCCACGCTGAATAAGCTGCTGACGGACGTAGCGCCACTGCGCGTAATGAACTGTGAGGTGACCAACGTGCAGCATGTCCCGACCGAATCAGGTTGGGCGACGCTGGTGGAACAGGTATTGGATGGCATTGAGCACAACGACTTTAAGAAAGTGGTGTTGGCGCGTCAGACAAAGTTGTCGCTCGATCGCCCGATCAGCGCCGCGCAACTGCTCAAAGCCAGCTACGAACAGAATCACCACAGTTTTCACTTTCTGTTGGCGCTGGATACCAAACACAGCTTTATGGGCTCCACGCCGGAGCGGCTTTATTTTCGTCAAGGGCAAGAGCTACAAACGGAAGCGCTGGCGGGCACCATCGGTCGTGGTCACAATGCGACGCAGGATATGGAACTGGCAAACTGGCTGACTCAGGACAGTAAAAACCTCAACGAAAACCAGTATGTGGTGGACGACATTGTTGAGCGTTTAACGCCTTACTCAGAGGCGGTAACGGTGGAGCAGGAGGCGCATTTGGTTCGCCTGCGCAAAGTGCAGCATCTGAAACGCCGTATTCATGCGCAGCTTGCAACAGGCATCAATGGCGTGCAGCTGTTGAGTGCACTTCAGCCGACCGCGGCGGTGGCGGGTTTGCCACGCAAAGCAGCATTCGATTTTATCACTCAGCACGAGCCGTTCGCTCGTGGCTGGTATGCAGGTTCTATGGGTTATTTCAGTCATCAACAAGCGGAATTCTGCGTTGCGATTCGCAGCGCCTTAGTGCTGGAAAAAGAAGTCCAGCTGTTTGCCGGTGCCGGCATTGTACCGGGCTCGGTGGCCGAGCATGAATGGCAGGAGCTGGACAAGAAAATGTCGACACTGCTGAGTCTCATCACTGACCGCCTGCCGTTGGGCGTGGCCTCATGA